The following proteins are encoded in a genomic region of Catellatospora sp. TT07R-123:
- the dinB gene encoding DNA polymerase IV, which translates to MGRASGGGAPVAGFGPTGDDSRCPILHIDMDAFFASVEVRRRPELRGLPVVVGGTGGRGVVSSASYEARAYGVRSAMPTAVARSRCPQAIFIQPDMSAYAEASRAVMAIFRDITPLVEQLSVDEAFLDVTGSRRLFGPPTQIADLIRRRVAAEQRLTCSIGVASNKFLAKLGSTRAKPDGQLVIPADRVLAFLHPLPVSVLWGVGERTEETLRKLGLHTVGDVAQASDGLLRGALGPALSAHLRELAAGRDSRRVTTEHQEKSIGAEVTFDTDVDDPQALRRTLLALAQKVAVRARASGQAGRTVSIKVRFADFRTVSRSRTLGGPTDVAHDVFTTAWELFEPVRSQQRIRLVGVRLEGLLAADGAVRQLALDEPEQGWRDAEVAADAVIARFGRGAVRPASLLGPTRREAPPREPGSQNPAPGMVVPLSDPPLPS; encoded by the coding sequence GTGGGGCGCGCGTCGGGTGGCGGTGCGCCGGTGGCCGGGTTCGGTCCGACCGGCGACGATTCGCGCTGCCCGATCCTGCACATCGACATGGACGCCTTCTTCGCCTCGGTGGAGGTGCGCCGCCGGCCCGAACTGCGCGGCCTGCCCGTCGTGGTGGGCGGCACCGGCGGTCGCGGAGTGGTGTCGTCGGCCAGCTACGAGGCCCGCGCCTACGGGGTGCGCAGCGCCATGCCGACCGCGGTGGCCCGGTCCCGCTGCCCGCAGGCGATCTTCATCCAGCCCGACATGTCCGCGTACGCCGAGGCCTCCCGCGCCGTCATGGCGATCTTCCGCGACATCACGCCCCTGGTCGAGCAGCTCTCGGTGGACGAGGCGTTCCTCGACGTCACGGGTTCGCGCCGGCTGTTCGGCCCGCCCACGCAGATCGCCGACCTGATCCGCCGCCGCGTCGCCGCCGAGCAGCGGCTGACCTGCTCTATCGGGGTGGCGTCCAACAAGTTCCTGGCCAAGCTCGGCTCCACCCGGGCCAAACCGGACGGGCAGCTGGTCATCCCGGCCGACCGGGTGCTGGCGTTCCTGCACCCGCTGCCGGTGTCGGTGCTGTGGGGCGTCGGCGAGCGTACCGAGGAGACGCTGCGCAAGCTCGGCCTGCACACGGTCGGCGACGTGGCCCAGGCGTCCGACGGGCTGCTGCGCGGGGCGCTGGGCCCGGCCCTGTCGGCGCACCTGCGGGAGCTGGCCGCCGGGCGCGACTCCCGCCGGGTCACCACCGAGCATCAGGAGAAGTCGATCGGGGCCGAGGTGACCTTCGACACCGACGTCGACGACCCGCAGGCGCTGCGCCGCACCCTGCTGGCGCTGGCGCAGAAGGTGGCGGTGCGGGCCCGCGCCTCGGGGCAGGCCGGGCGCACCGTGTCGATCAAGGTGCGGTTCGCCGACTTCCGCACGGTGTCGCGCTCGCGGACGCTGGGCGGCCCCACCGACGTGGCCCACGACGTCTTCACCACCGCCTGGGAGCTGTTCGAGCCGGTCCGGTCCCAGCAGCGGATCCGGCTCGTCGGCGTACGGCTGGAGGGCCTGCTGGCGGCCGACGGGGCGGTGCGGCAGCTCGCCCTGGACGAGCCGGAGCAGGGGTGGCGCGACGCCGAGGTCGCCGCCGACGCGGTCATCGCCCGGTTCGGTCGCGGGGCCGTCCGTCCGGCCAGTCTTCTCGGGCCGACCCGGCGCGAGGCGCCGCCGCGCGAGCCGGGGTCGCAAAATCCCGCTCCGGGCATGGTCGTCCCGCTTT